One window of the Misgurnus anguillicaudatus chromosome 8, ASM2758022v2, whole genome shotgun sequence genome contains the following:
- the LOC141365789 gene encoding ubiquitin carboxyl-terminal hydrolase 9X-like isoform X1: MTATTRGSPVGGNESQTSDSQNQTLLTQNQTPSTNSSDETSPVSAPEEQGQGDAPPTQEEEEPAFPHTDLAKLDDMINRPRWVVPVLPKGELEVLLEAAIDLSKKGLDVRCEACQRFFRDGLTISFTKILTDEAVSGWKFEIHRCIINNTHRLIELCVVKLAQDWFPLLELLAIATNPHCKFHIYNGTRPSESIPAGTQLTDDELFARSPDPRSPKGWLVDLINKFGTLNGFEILHNRFMSSQALNVQIIAALIKPFGQCYEFLTLHTVKKFFLPIIEMVPQFLENLTDEELKKEAKNEAKNDALSMIIKSLKNLASRVPGQEETVKNLEMFRLKMILRLLQISSFNGKMNALNEVNKVISSVSYYTHRHGNPEEEEWLTAERMAEWIQQNNILSIVLRDSLHQPQYVEKLEKILRFVIKEKALTLQDLDNIWAAQAGKHEAIVKNVHDLLAKLAWDFSAEQLDRLFDCFKVSWTNASKKQREKLLELIRRLAEDDKDGVMAHKVLNLLWNLAHSDDVPVDIMDQALSAHIKILDYSCSQDRDTQKMQWIDRFIEELRTNDKWVIPALKQIREICSLFGEAPQNLSQTQRSPHVFYRHDLINQLQHNHALVTLVAENLSAYMENMRHFSKDHPGFDPQTVRVGSRYSHVQEVQERLNFLRFLLKDGQLWLCAPQAKQIWKCLAENAVFLCDREACFKWYSKLMGDEPDLDPDINKDFFENNVLQLDPTLLTENGIKCFERFFKAVNCREGKLVAKRRAYMMDDLELIGLDYLWRVVIQGSDDIAVRAIDLLKEIYTNLGPKLQVNQVEIHEDFIQSCFDRLKASYDTLCVLDGDHDGINCARQEVTRVVRVLTVLKEYINECDSDYHEERTILPMSRAFRGKHITLVVRFPNQGRQMDDLDIWSHTNDTVGSVRRCILSRIKANSTHTKAELFIGGEVVDPADDRRLIGHLNLKDKTLITAKLTQVSSNMPSSPDSSSDSSTGSPANRGNHYSDGPNPEVESCLPGVIMSLHLRYISFLWQIADLGCTLNMPLLRDGARVLMNLMPPDNTTVENLRAICLDHAKLGENSLSPTLDSLFFGPSPSQVLYLTEVVYALLMPASGTLGDDASDFQYNFLKSGGLPLVLGMLTRNNFLPSADVETRRGAYLNALKIAKLLLTAIGFGHVKAVAEACQPVVEGTNPASPINQATHDQALVLQNALQSIPNPASECMLRNVAIRLAQQIADENFYQASKYIPDICVIRALQKIVWASGSGSLHLVFSSNEEISKIYEKTAAGNEPDAEDEQVCCEALEVMTLCFALLPTALDALSKEKAWQTFIVDLLLHCQSKAVRQMSHEQFFLMATRCCMGHRPLLFFITLLFTVLGSTAKERAKHAGDYFTLLRHLLNYAYNSNINLPNAEVLLNNEIEWLKRIRDEVRRTSETGVEETILEGHLGVTKELLAFQTPEKKFYIGCEKAGANLIKELIDDFIFPASNVYLQYVKSGEFPVEQAIPVCSTPASINAGFELLVALAVGCVRNLNQIVDTLMDMYYLGCEVLTEWEYLPPVGPRPTKGFVGLKNAGATCYMNSVIQQLYMIPAIRDGILAIEGTGSDVDDDISGDEKQDNEINVDPRDDVFSYHHQFDDKPALNKAEDRKEYNIAVLRHLQVIFGHLAASRLQYYVPRGFWKHFRLWGEPVNLREQHDALEFFNSLVDTLDEALKALGRPTMLSRILGGSFADQKICQGCPHRYECEESFTTLNVDIRNHQNLLDSLEQYVKGDLLEGDNAYHCEKCNKKVDTVKRLLIKKLPPVLAIQLKRFDYDWERECAIKFNDYFEFPRELDMEPYTVAGVAKLEDDEVPPESQVNGENAPAEFEQRSASRYRLVGVLVHSGQASGGHYYSYILQRHGSCNDGQKDHWYKFDDGDVTECKMDDDEEMKNQCFGGEYMGEVFDHMMKRMSYRRQKRWWNAYILFYERLDAAGSGGELSKYVSQLTLAPRSSQPEMPSAIEASVRKQNVQFMHSRMQYSLEYFHFIKKLLTCNSVYLNPPPGQDHLLPEAEEIATISIQLAARFLFSTGFHTKKVVRGPASDWYDALCVLLRHSKNVRSWFAHNVLFAFPTRFSEYLLECPSAEVRGAVAKLIVFIAHFSLQDGPCPVPVTSPGSSTQACESATLSDHLLRAVLNLLRREVSEHGRHLQQYFNLFVMYANLGLAEKTQLLKLGVPATFMLVALDEGPGPPIKYQYAELGKLYTVVSQLVRCCDVSSRMQSSINSNPPLPNPFGDSSLTSPIMPLQQLVAETLCVRTSYVKKIIEDCSNSEETVKLLRFCCWENPQFSSTVLSELLWQVAYSYTYELRPYLDLLLQILLIEDSWQTHRIHNVLKGIPDDRDGLFDTIQRSKNHYQKRAYQCIKCMVALFTNCSVAHQILQSNGDLKRKWTWAVEWLGDELERRPYTGNPQYSYNNWSPPVQSNETSNGYFLERSHSARMTLSKACELCPEEVNLLICIKYFFQECKRVKTDCYYLVVKQIKLFLLLYVPRYFFNSSDANKHVCFVQEPDDQETPDDHDSSPPEDTTLYPHSAGTQYQQPNNHPHGQPYIGPAAQHMNNPQRPSQRPQESWDGTDDAPQVQTKE; the protein is encoded by the exons ATGACGGCCACCACCCGTGGGTCCCCCGTGGGGGGCAATGAGAGCCAAACGTCGGACAGCCAGAACCAAACCCTGTTAACCCAGAACCAG ACTCCTTCGACAAACTCCTCTGATGAGACGTCACCTGTCAGTGCACCTGAGGAACAGGGTCAGGGTGATGCCCCGCCCACACAGGAAGAGGAGGAGCCTGCATTTCCCCACACAGACCTGGCCAAGCTAGACGACATGATCAACCG GCCGCGCTGGGTGGTTCCGGTTCTGCCAAAAGGAGAGCTGGAGGTTCTGCTTGAAGCTGCTATAGATCTCAGTAAAAAAG GGCTTGATGTGAGGTGTGAGGCATGTCAGAGGTTCTTCCGTGACGGCCTGACGATCTCCTTCACAAAAATCCTGACAGATGAGGCTGTGAGCGGCTGGAAGTTTGAGATT CACAGGTGCATCATTAACAACACTCACCGGCTCATCGAGCTCTGCGTGGTCAAACTGGCTCAGGATTGGTTTCCTCTGCTTGAACTGCTCGCCATTGCAACAAACCCGCACTGCAAATTTCACATCTACAACGGCACGCGTCCATCTGAGAGCATCCCTGCCGGCACCCAGCTTACAGATGATGAGCTGTTCGCCCGCTCGCCTGACCCTCGATCGCCTAag GGTTGGCTGGTGGACCTCATCAATAAATTTGGAACGTTGAACGGGTTTGAGATTTTACACAATCGCTTCATGAGCAGCCAGGCTCTCAACGTCCAGATAATCGCAGCTCTTATCAA ACCTTTTGGGCAGTGTTACGAGTTTTTGACTTTACATACGGTGAAGAAGTTTTTCTTGCCTATAATCGAGATGGTGCCGCAGTTTCTGGAGAACCTCACAGATGAGGAGCTGAAGAAAGAGGCAAAAAACGAAGCTAAAAACGATGCTTTGTCCATGATTATAAAGTCACTGAAGAATCTGGCATCCAGAGTTCCTGGTCAAGAGGAAACGGTCAAAAACTTGGAAATGTTTAGGTTAAAAATGATCCTTAG GTTATTGCAAATCTCCTCGTTTAATGGGAAAATGAATGCGCTAAACGAGGTAAACAAAGTAATCTCCAGCGTATCATATTACACACATCGACATGGCAAtccagaagaagaagaatggCTGACTGCGGAGCGAATGGCT GAGTGGATTCAGCAGAACAACATTCTGTCCATTGTCCTGAGAGACAGTCTTCATCAACCGCAATACGTGGAGAAGCTGGAGAAGATCCTGCGCTTTGTTATCAAAGAGAAAGCTCTCACCCTTCAGGACCTGGACAACATCTGGGCGGCACAG GCTGGTAAACATGAAGCGATTGTTAAGAATGTTCACGATCTTTTGGCCAAACTAGCGTGGGATTTCTCTGCTGAGCAACTTGACCGCCTGTTCGACTGCTTCAAG GTGAGTTGGACCAATGCGAGTAAAAAGCAGCGGGAGAAGCTTCTAGAGTTGATCCGCAGGCTGGCCGAGGACGATAAGGACGGGGTGATGGCTCACAAAGTGCTCAACCTACTGTGGAACCTGGCGCACAGCGACGACGTCCCTGTGGACATCATGGATCAGGCTTTGAGTGCTCACATTAAGATCCTGGATTACAGCTGCTCTCAG GACCGCGACACGCAGAAGATGCAGTGGATCGATCGTTTTATCGAGGAGCTTCGGACGAATGACAAGTGGGTGATTCCAGCGCTGAAGCAGATCAGAGAGATCTGTAGTCTGTTCGGAGAAGCTCCTCAGAATCT cagTCAGACACAGAGAAGTCCTCACGTCTTTTATCGTCACGACCTGATCAACCAGCTCCAGCACAATCACGCTCTGGTCACGCTAGTGGCTGAGAATCTGTCTGCGTACATGGAGAACATGAGACACTTCTCTAAAG ATCATCCAGGCTTTGACCCTCAGACGGTTCGAGTGGGCAGCAGGTACAGCCACGTACAGGAAGTTCAAGAGAGACTCAATTTCTTGAG GTTTCTGCTGAAGGACGGCCAGCTTTGGCTTTGTGCTCCTCAAGCTAAACAGATCTGGAAGTGTCTGGCGGAGAACGCCGTGTTTCTGTGCGATCGAGAGGCCTGCTTTAAATGGTACTCCAAACTCATGGGTGATGAGCCGGACCTGGACCCGGATATCAACAAAGACTTCTTTGAGAACAATGTGCTGCAGTTGGACCCCACGTTGCTCACGGAGAACGGCATCAAATGCTTTGAGCGCTTCTTTAAAGCAGTGAACTGCAGAGAGGGGAAACTGGTGGCCAAACGGCGGGCGTATATGATGGACGACCTGGAGCTGATCGGTCTGGACTACCTCTGGAGG GTTGTGATTCAAGGAAGTGACGACATCGCCGTGCGGGCAATAGACCTGCTGAAAGAGATCTACACTAACCTGGGACCAAAACTACAAGTCAATCAGGTAGAGATCCACGAGGACTTCATTCAGTCGTGTTTCGATCGGCTCAAGGCCTCGTACGACACTCTCTGCGTTTTGGACGGCGATCACGACGGCATTAACTGTGCCAGACAGGAGGTCACGCGTGTGGTGCGAGTTCTCACTGTGCTTAAAGAATACATCAATGAATGTGACAGTGACTATCACGAGGAACGAACCATCCTGCCCATGTCCAG GGCGTTTCGTGGAAAACACATCACCCTAGTGGTGCGCTTTCCCAATCAGGGCCGACAGATGGATGATCTGGACATCTGGTCCCACACCAACGACACCGTCGGCTCCGTGCGCAGATGCATCCTCTCTCGCATCAAAGCCAACAGCACGCACACCAAAGCTGAGCTGTTTATTGGAGGAGAGGTCGTGGATCCCGCCGACGACCGGAGGCTCATCGGACACCTGAATCTTAAAGATAAAACT CTCATCACAGCAAAACTCACTCAGGTCAGCTCCAACATGCCCTCAAGCCCTGACAGCTCATCCGACTCGTCCACGGGCTCACCTGCAAACCGTGGCAATCACTACAGCGATGGACCCAATCCAGAAGTTGAGAGCTGCTTGCCAGGAGTG atcatgtccCTGCACCTGCGCTACATCTCCTTCCTGTGGCAGATCGCTGACCTGGGTTGCACTTTAAACATGCCGTTGTTGCGGGATGGTGCGCGAGTCCTTATGAATCTCATGCCTCCAG ATAACACTACGGTGGAGAATCTTCGAGCGATATGTTTGGATCATGCTAAGCTAGGAGAGAACAGTCTTAGTCCCACACTTGACTCGCTCTTCTTCGGCCCTTCACCTTCACAAGTGCTGTATCTCACTGAG GTTGTTTATGCCCTGCTGATGCCAGCCAGTGGAACACTGGGAGATGATGCCAGTGACTTTCAGTACAACTTCCTTAAAAGTGGCGGCTTGCCTCTCGTCCTGGGCATGCTCACTAGAAACAACTTCCTTCCCAGTGCAGACGTGGAGACGAGGCGCGGCGCCTACCTAAACGCCCTGAAAATCGCCAAACTTTTGCTCACTGCTATTGGGTTTGGGCACGTGAAAGCTGTGGCAGAGGCCTGCCAACCTGTGGTGGAGGGCACCAACCCAGCGTCACCG ATAAATCAGGCTACCCATGATCAGGCTCTGGTGCTACAGAACGCTCTCCAGAGCATTCCCAACCCCGCCTCCGAATGCATGCTGCGCAATGTGGCCATCCGATTGGCCCAGCAGATCGCAGATGAG AACTTTTATCAAGCCTCAAAGTACATCCCAGATATCTGTGTGATTCGAGCCTTGCAGAAGATCGTTTGGGCTTCAGGCAGTGGATCGCTCCACCTGGTCTTCAGCTCGAACGAAGAGATTAGCAAGATCTACGAGAAG ACTGCTGCAGGAAATGAGCCGGACGCAGAAGACGAGCAGGTGTGCTGCGAAGCGCTGGAGGTCATGACCTTGTGTTTTGCTTTGCTCCCTACGGCCCTTGACGCTCTCAGCAAAGAGAAAGCCTGGCAGACCTTCATCGTCGACCTGCTGCTGCACTGCCAGAGCAA AGCTGTGCGTCAGATGTCACACGAGCAGTTCTTCCTCATGGCCACCAGGTGTTGCATGGGACACAGACCTCTTCTGTTCTTCATCACCCTCCTCTTCACTGTTTTGGGA agtACGGCTAAAGAAAGAGCCAAGCACGCTGGTGATTATTTCACCCTCTTGCGGCATTTACTCAACTATGCGTACAACAGCAACATAAACCTCCCTAATGCCGAGGTGCTCCTCAACAACGAGATCGAGTGGCTCAAGAGAATCAGG GATGAGGTGAGGAGGACGAGTGAGACGGGTGTTGAAGAGACCATTCTAGAGGGTCACCTGGGTGTCACCAAAGAGCTGCTGGCCTTCCAGACCCCCGAGAAGAAATTCTACATCGGCTGCGAGAAGGCCGGTGCTAATCTCATAAAA GAGCTGATTGATGATTTCATCTTCCCGGCTTCTAACGTTTACCTGCAGTATGTGAAAAGCGGCGAGTTTCCGGTGGAGCAGGCCATCCCGGTGTGCAGCACTCCTGCATCCATAAACGCCGGCTTTGAGCTGCTGGTCGCTCTTGCCGTTGGTTGCGTGAGGAACTTGAATCAGATTGTTGACACGCTCATGGACATGTACTATTTAG GTTGTGAGGTGCTAACCGAGTGGGAGTATTTACCTCCTGTTGGGCCGCGGCCGACCAAAGGCTTTGTTGGTCTGAAGAACGCAGGAGCCACGTGCTACATGAATTCGGTCATACAGCAGCTTTACATGATCCCAGCCATCCGAGACGGCATCCTGGCCATCGAAGGCACAGGCAGTGACGTTGATGATGACATTTCTGGAGATGAAAAGCAGGACAATGAG ATTAACGTGGACCCCAGGGACGATGTCTTCAGTTATCATCATCAGTTCGATGACAAACCCGCTCTTAACAAGGCAGAGGACCGTAAAGAGTACAACATCGCAGTGCTGCGTCACCTGCAGGTCATTTTTGGCCACCTTGCAGCGTCCCGTCTGCAGTACTATGTGCCCAGAGGCTTCTGGAAACACTTCAG GTTATGGGGAGAACCGGTCAATCTTCGAGAACAACACGATGCACTGGAGTTCTTTAATTCTCTGGTGGATACGCTGGATGAGGCGTTGAAAGCTCTCGGGCGTCCCACCATGCTGAGCAGGATCTTGGGTGGCTCATTTGCAGACCAGAAGATCTGTCAGGGCTGTCCTCACAG GTATGAGTGTGAGGAATCCTTCACAACACTGAACGTTGACATCAGGAACCATCAGAACCTCTTGGACTCTTTAGAACAGTACGTCAAAGGGGATTTGCTCGAAGGAGACAATGCTTACCACTGCGAGAAGTGTAACAAAAAG GTCGACACAGTGAAACGTCTCCTCATTAAGAAACTCCCACCGGTCTTGGCCATTCAGTTAAAGCGCTTCGATTACGATTGGGAGCGCGAGTGTGCAATTAAATTCAACGATTACTTTGAGTTCCCTCGTGAGCTGGACATGGAGCCCTATACGGTGGCAGGCGTGGCGAAGCTGGAGGATGACGAGGTCCCGCCGGAGAGCCAGGTCAACGGCGAGAACGCTCCGGCAGAGTTCGAGCAAAGAAGCGCTTCCCGTTACAGGCTGGTGGGTGTGCTCGTGCACTCGGGACAGGCCAGCGGCGGACATTATTATTCTTACATCCTTCAGCGTCACGGTAGCTGCAACGACGGACAAAAGGACCACTGGTATAAATTTGACGACGGTGACGTTACGGAGTGTAAGATGGACGATGACGAGGAGATGAAAAACCAGTGCTTCGGTGGAGAGTACATGGGTGAGGTCTTTGACCACATGATGAAGCGAATGTCGTATCGACGTCAGAAACGCTGGTGGAACGCTTACATTCTGTTCTACGAGCGCTTGGACGCTGCAGGGAGCGGCGGCGAGCTGTCGAAGTACGTTTCCCAACTGACGCTCGCACCCCGGTCCAGCCAGCCCGAAATGCCTTCAGCCATCGAGGCCAGCGTCCGCAAACAGAATGTGCAGTTCATGCATAGTCGCATGCAGTACAGCCTTGAGTATTTTCACTTCATTAAAAAACTGCTGACCTGTAATAGCGTCTACCTGAATCCTCCTCCAG GTCAAGATCACCTTTTACCAGAAGCCGAAGAAATAGCCACGATAAGTATTCAGCTTGCTGCTAGATTTCTGTTTAGCACTGGTTTCCACACGAAGAAGGTCGTCCGAGGCCCTGCTAGTGACTG GTATGATGCGTTGTGCGTCCTACTGCGTCACAGCAAGAACGTCCGCAGCTGGTTTGCACACAATGTCCTGTTTGCCTTCCCCACGCGCTTCTCCGAGTACCTGTTGGAGTGCCCGAGTGCAGAGGTCCGCGGAGCTGTTGCCAAGCTCATTGTCTTCATTGCACACTTTTCCCTGCAAGACGGACCATGTCCTGTCCCTGTGACATCACCGGGGTCATCCACACAG GCCTGTGAGAGCGCAACACTGAGCGACCACTTGTTACGAGCAGTGCTGAATTTACTCAGGAGAGAAGTTTCCGAACACGGACGCCATCTTCAGCAGTACTTCAACCTTTTTGTCATGTATGCCAATCTGG GTTTGGCAGAGAAGACGCAGCTTTTGAAGTTAGGCGTCCCAGCCACATTCATGCTCGTGGCGTTGGACGAGGGTCCCGGCCCTCCAATCAAGTATCAGTACGCGGAGCTCGGGAAACTTTACACGGTGGTGTCACAGCTGGTGCGCTGCTGTGACGTTTCTTCACGCATGCAGTCCTCAATTAACA GTAACCCACCTCTGCCCAACCCGTTCGGCGACTCCAGTCTCACATCTCCCATCATGCCACTACAGCAGCTGGTGGCTGAGACTCTGTGCGTGCGCACCAGCTACGTGAAGAAGATTATCGAGGACTGCAGTAATTCTGAGGAGACGGTGAAACTGCTGCGCTTCTGCTGCTGGGAGAATCCACAGTTCTCCTCCACGGTTCTCAGCGAACTGCTGTGGCAG GTTGCGTATTCCTACACTTACGAGTTGAGGCCTTACCTGGACCTGCTGCTTCAGATTCTTCTGATAGAGGACTCGTGGCAGACACACAG GATCCACAACGTTCTGAAGGGCATTCCTGATGACCGAGATGGGCTCTTTGACACCATCCAGCGCTCCAAAAACCATTATCAGAAACGGGCCTATCAGTGCATTAAGTGCATGGTGGCTCTTTTCACCAACTGCTCTGTGGCTCATCAGATCTTACAG AGTAATGGCGACCTGAAGAGGAAGTGGACGTGGGCAGTGGAGTGGTTGGGTGATGAGTTAGAGAGGAGGCCGTACACGGGAAACCCTCAATACAGCTACAACAACTGGTCACCTCCAGTACAGAGCAACGAGACGTCTAATGGATATTTTCTGGAACGTTCTCACAGTGCCCGTATGACCTTGTCCAAAGCCTGTGAGCTCTGCCCTGAAGAGGTAAATCTGTTAATTTGCATTAAATATTTCTTTCAAGAATGCAAACGTGTCAAGACTGATTGTTATTATTTGGTTGTTAAACAAATCAAACTTTTCTTGCTATTATATGTgccaagatatttttttaatagttcAGATGCTAACaaacatgtttgttttgttcagGAGCCAGATGATCAGGAAACACCCGATGATCACGACTCGTCGCCCCCTGAAGACACCACCCTGTACCCTCACTCGGCCGGGACGCAATATCAGCAG CCTAATAACCATCCTCACGGGCAGCCCTACATTGGCCCGGCCGCCCAGCATATGAATAACCCACAGCGGCCCTCTCAGAGGCCTCAAGAAAGCTGGGACGGAACGGACGACGCGCCCCAGGTCCAGACTAAAGAGTAG